ATATGGAAAGAAATAAGCCGTTCCTGTTCCGGGTTGTGCATCGAATGAATTTGCCCACGATTGATGTGAATAAATTCCCCCGATTGGTATCGCTTTTCTTCAGAAAGTACAGGAACCCGTAAATGGCTTGGGATGGTACACACTTTGTTTAATACTGTTCCGGAAACCACATATACACAACCGATGGATTCGCCATGATCATGGATCGGTGTTTCCGTATGCCCGGGAAGATTTAAGACAATCGCTTCGAACAAATCGGTTCGGAAAATAATATTCCTTCCGTAGTTGAGCGGCGGCTGAGGGGGTGTAATATATGGGGTGATTTTCTCAAATGTACAATGGATTTGTTCAATCACACGTCTAAGATATGAACAATCGGCTTGTGTCTGTGTTTGAAGCGATCGTTTTAAGCCATCCATGACATCCATTTGAATTCCCTCCACATGTTCAAATATACAGAGGATCATCCCGATCGTGTCGGATTGTTCTCTATATTTGAGCCTCTGTAATCGACAACATTCTAGCAGGCTGTACTTCAATGTATTCTGTTTTGGAAACAAGAGTACCTGTATACTATGGAAAAAATTGTGAAAAATACATGAACACTTATGCAGATGGAAGACTTATATCCTCTATCTGCTTCTTCGCTTTAAAAAACTAAAATATCCGCTTCCATCAAGGAAAATCAAACCCTCCATTTTATGAATCAATTGGCGATGACCGATGATGACGCTACATTGGATACTCCCCTACATCGGGCCATCACCCCATCCAAATGGGGAGAGCCCCTGCTCGATTTCCTAAAATGATGTTTTTCAACAAACATCCAAGGCGGATCATGATTACTATAAATTTCCTTTTTAAAAGAAGTTTATTTTAAGACCGGCTTTGCGTATAATTTGGCTTAAGGCAAATTTGTTTTCCGTATAAATCATATTTTCCATCGGCCAACATTCTCCCCGCAACCCGCTCTTTTTTTTGGACATAAAGTTGCAGCGAGGAAAGAAATTAGACATAAGGAAACACTTGGAGGTCTTCTTAGGAAGGAAGAAAGAAAGGAAAAGCCATCATAATGGGAACTCGGATGGATGAAAAGCAGACATGGCAATGTCTGAAGTTTGTTGTTGGACGGAGGGAAGATTCTTGCAAAAGATACGACAAACCCATACGGGCTTTGTGAAATCGGAACGAAACATATACGAGGATAAAAAACCAGAAGAATCAAAAAAATGGCCCCGGAGTGTATTGCTACATTTGGTGACCATTATGCGGATTTTGTTCGGGGTAGGTTGGTTGTCGGCTGGAGTCTCCAAGGTGACGGGGGAGGGATGGTTCACGCAACCGGGAAAATTTCTTCATAGTTATCTGGAACATGCGCTGACATTGCCCCAAGTGCCGGGATTCTACAAGTTTTTCATCGAGCACGTGGTGCTGGAACACCTGTTATTGTTCAACTATGTCATCCCGATCACCCAAATCATCTTAGGGTTATTCCTGATATTCGGTTTTCTGATCGTTCCGTCGGTGATGCTCTGCCTGTTCATGCACGTCAACTTTATTCTCTCGGGAAACATGAATCTGATCAGCCTGGTCCTCTATACCACTGCGTTCGGTATCCTTCTGAGCCAGGATCGGATCTATCAATGGAGCCTGGACCAATATTGGGGCTTCTCAAGGAAGAAATCCATCAGACTCCCAACGGTGCATCAATGAAGTTTGTTGAACCATCCAGGGTCCAACAGGAGGATAACGAAGCGACAGATAGATAGCGAATCGTGAACGAACCGGTCCCACCCCTTCCGAACAGATGGTGGCAAAGTCGATTGAAAAGCTCTTTCGTAAAGCGAAGGGGCGGATTTTCTTCTCCACCTTTGTTTCAAACGTCTATCGCCTGCAACAAGTCGTGGAAGCCGCTCACCTCTATGGAAGAAAGCTGGCTATTTTGGGCTATAGTATGGAAAGGGCGTTAGCGATCAGCGAGACTCTCGGCCATTTGAAAATCCCGGATCATTTGATTATCGATGTAAAAGAGATTCACCGATACAAAGCCGATAAAGTGGTGGCTTTATGTACCGGGAGCCAGGGGGAACCCCGGTCGGCACTGTCGCGGATCGCGGCAAAATCCCATCGCTCCGTTCAGGTTCAGCCAGGGGATACCGTGATCCTGTCTCCTGCTCCCATCCCGGGAAATACTCGTCGTATCTATAAAACCATTGATCGGTTGTTTCGGTTGGGAGCCGATGTCATCCATGGCCCCAAGTGGATATCCATGCTTCCGGTCATGGAAGCCAACACGATCAACAGATGATGC
Above is a window of Desmospora profundinema DNA encoding:
- a CDS encoding ribonuclease J, which codes for MAKSIEKLFRKAKGRIFFSTFVSNVYRLQQVVEAAHLYGRKLAILGYSMERALAISETLGHLKIPDHLIIDVKEIHRYKADKVVALCTGSQGEPRSALSRIAAKSHRSVQVQPGDTVILSPAPIPGNTRRIYKTIDRLFRLGADVIHGPKWISMLPVMEANTINR
- a CDS encoding TQO small subunit DoxD; this encodes MQKIRQTHTGFVKSERNIYEDKKPEESKKWPRSVLLHLVTIMRILFGVGWLSAGVSKVTGEGWFTQPGKFLHSYLEHALTLPQVPGFYKFFIEHVVLEHLLLFNYVIPITQIILGLFLIFGFLIVPSVMLCLFMHVNFILSGNMNLISLVLYTTAFGILLSQDRIYQWSLDQYWGFSRKKSIRLPTVHQ
- a CDS encoding cysteine dioxygenase, which codes for MDVMDGLKRSLQTQTQADCSYLRRVIEQIHCTFEKITPYITPPQPPLNYGRNIIFRTDLFEAIVLNLPGHTETPIHDHGESIGCVYVVSGTVLNKVCTIPSHLRVPVLSEEKRYQSGEFIHINRGQIHSMHNPEQERLISFHIYSPPLKGTNTYTLPSS